One Electrophorus electricus isolate fEleEle1 chromosome 10, fEleEle1.pri, whole genome shotgun sequence genomic region harbors:
- the si:ch211-120k19.1 gene encoding uncharacterized protein si:ch211-120k19.1 isoform X2: MYVDRMNSAWAIFRSYPYISNVVGYTALFATADFIQQSMLGAAQGSHAQFSWDASEQEALNTHRITVAGHSENAPLKVSECSQQDPEEKVISVPVIRAHHFCIDWGQTARVALIGLCFHSNFNYHWLRALERMFPGGRTKRISMKVFLDQLIAAPVTISAFYIGLSTLEGQKDPFEDWKNKFWTSYKTGIVYWSTMQ, encoded by the exons ATGTATG TGGACAGAATGAATAGTGCATGGGCCATATTTAGATCATATCCATACATTAGCAATGTTGTGGGATACACAGCCCTGTTTGCTACAGCAGACTTTATAcagcaaagcatgctgggagctgCACAGGGTAGTCATGCTCAGTTCAGTTGGGACGCTTCTGAACAGGAGGCATTAAATACACATAGGATTACAGTGGCTGGGCACTCAGAGAACGCTCCCCTCAAAGTCTCAGAATGCAGCCAGCAAGATCCTGAAGAAAAGGTCATCTCAGTACCAGTGATCAGAGCTCATCACTTCTGCATTGACTGGGGCCAGACTGCTCGGGTAGCACTGATCGGCCTGTGCTTCCATTCCAACTTCAACTACCACTGGCTGCGTGCACTAGAGAGGATGTTTCCAGGAGGGAGGACCAAGAGAATATCTATGAAGGTTTTTCTGGATCAACTAATTGCTGCTCCTGTCACAATAAGTGCCTTCTATATCG GCTTGAGCACCTTAGAAGGGCAAAAGGATCCCTTTGAAGactggaaaaataaattttGGACTTCCTACAAG accGGGATAGTGTATTGGTCTACAATGCAG TGA
- the myh14 gene encoding LOW QUALITY PROTEIN: myosin-10 (The sequence of the model RefSeq protein was modified relative to this genomic sequence to represent the inferred CDS: inserted 1 base in 1 codon; deleted 4 bases in 4 codons), which produces MSKAVSGGANDVTRFLSMEAGPSSPTAVFSASSQADWAAKRLVWVPSEKHGFESASVREERGDEVEVELTDSGRRLTLLREELQRMNPPRFSKVEDMADLTCLNEASVLHNLRERYYSGLIYTYSGLFCVVINPYKNLPIYTESIVEMYRGKKRHEMPPHIYAISEAAYRSMLQDREDQSILCTGESGAGKTENTKKVIQYLAHVASSHKSGTLGRSKDSSLQMDGTRSLGRGSNAVNRSVQYGELERQLLQANPILEAFGNAKTVKNDNSSRFGKFIRINFDVAGYIVGANIETYLLEKSRAIRQAKDERTFHIFYQLLSGASDTMRTELLLASADQYRFLCGGSVPVPGQSDSENFSQTMDSMSIMGFTQDECTSMLKVISAVLQFGNISFQKEKNSDQASMPDDTAAQKLCHLLGISVLEFSRAILTPRIKVGREYVQKAQTKEQADFAVEALAKATYERLFRWLVHRINRALDRRQRQGASFIGILDIAGFEIFQLNSFEQLCINYTNEKLQQLFNHTMFVLEQEEYQREGIEWNFIDFGLDLQXCIDLIERPVSVAHPPGVLALLDEECWFFQGQRIRSFVDKLCAEQGSHPKFYRPRQLREEADFSIIHYAGKVDYKADEWLVKNMDPLNDNVASLLHQSSDHFISELWREDISELFPCLLFDSYATLQTNGSDSMERIVGLDQVASGGLSEGSGPVTFGAAGLKTKKGMFRTVGQLYKESLTKLMATLRNTNPNFLRCIIPNHEKRAGKLSPHLVLDQLRCNGVLEGIRICRQGFPNRIPFQEFRQRYEILTPNAIPRTFMDGKQACELMISALELDQNLFRVGQSKVFFRAGVLAHLEEERDLKITDTIIRFQSAARGYLARRAFLKKQQQLSALRVMQRNCAAYLKLRNWQWWRLFTKVKPLLQVTRQDEEIQAREAELQKAKDSLSKVEHDYNELERKHQQLLEEKAVLTDQLQAEAELFAEAEEMRARLASRKQELEDVLGELEGRLEEEEERGVQLTNEKKRMQQHIQDLEEQLEEEEGARQRLLLEKVTLETKVKSLETETLTTGEQRDRLSKEKKQLEERLNEVTDQLTEEEEKVKSLNKLKNKQEAVIADLEERLKREEQGRLEQEKWRRRMEAEAADAQEQLSELGLISTELRGSLATREKEITTLQTRLEEEGARRAEAQRALREAMSQVSELKEEVDNERGMRERAEKQRRDLGEELEALKTELEDTLDTTAAQQELRSRREAELGELQRQVEEETRRHEAQLSELRVKHCAAIDSLQEQLDNTKRSRQSLEKAKAMLEEERVSLTAELKTLQGGKMESERGRKRAEGQLQELNARLAQADREREEREDRLHKLQMEIESLSSSLASSDSKSLRLSKEVSSLESQLHDAQELLQDETRQKLALGSRVRALEEEKAALVERVEEEEQKSRELTRQIQTYTQQLAELKRQSEEVSAAVEAGEESRRKLQRELESATQRERTKEEEKERVERQKERLREEIEDMTVALQRERQNCTALEKRQKKFDQCLAEEKAVSARLAEERDRAEAESREKETRFLALSRALQEASEQRDELERTNKQLRLDMEQLVNAQDDVGKNVHELERSRRALEVEAQSLREQTQDLEEELSEAENSRLRLEVTLQALRAQFEREISTKEEKGEEKRRSLNKQVRELEALLEEEKTQRAQALSVKKQMEAELQEAASQVEAATRGREEALRQIKRLQAQMKEVLRELDETKIARDEIIAQSKDSEKRLQTLEAELLQLTEELAVSDRSRRQAQQGRDEMAEEILNANTAKTALCEEKRRLETRINQLEEELEEEQGNAELLAERQRKTTLQVETLTVQLAGERTLVQKSEGTRESLERQNKELKTRLTELEGAVRGKHRLSVAALEAKIDSMEEQLEQERQERSLANKLVRKTEKKLKEVVMQVEDERRHADQYREQLDKSMGRVRQLKRQLEEVEEENSRTNAQRRKLQRELEEMGDSMQSMTRELNALRSQLRRAPLPLSVRGGRRALVDDLSQENSDSEEPPSSPTPSSGLPGTPVPSESNALGPPPPYSLTDAE; this is translated from the exons ATGTCTAAGGCGGTGTCGGGTGGTGCTAATGATGTCACCCGCTTCCTCTCCATGGAGGCGGGGCCAAGCTCTCCCACTGCTGTATTTTCTGCCTCCAGCCAAGCTGATTGGGCAGCCAAGAGGCTCGTCTGGGTTCCCTCTGAGAAACACGGTTTTGAG TCTGCGAGTGTGCGTGAGGAGCGAGGTGATGAGGTGGAAGTGGAGCTTACAGATAGTGGGCGGAGACTGACATTACTGCGGGAGGAGCTTCAACGAATGAACCCGCCTCGTTTCAGTAAAGTGGAGGACATGGCTGATCTCACCTGCCTTAATGAGGCCTCTGTTCTGCATAACCTGAGAGAGCGTTATTATTCAGGCCTTATATAT aCATACTCAGGCCTTTTTTGCGTGGTCATAAACCCCTACAAGAATCTGCCCATCTACACAGAGTCCATCGTAGAGATGTATCGTGGGAAAAAGCGTCATGAGATGCCACCACACATCTATGCTATATCTGAGGCTGCCTACAGAAGCATGCTGcaag ACAGAGAAGATCAATCCATCCTTTGCAC AGGGGAGTCCGGCGCAGGGAAAACAGAGAACACCAAGAAGGTGATTCAGTACCTGGCACATGTTGCATCGTCTCATAAGAGTGGCACTCTGGGCCGCAGCAAAGACAGCAGCCTGCAG ATGGATGGCACACGGTCTCTTGGTCGTGGAAGCAATGCTGTAAACAGG AGTGTGCAGTAT GGGGAGCTAGAGAGACAGCTACTACAGGCCAACCCTATCCTTGAGGCTTTTGGAAATGCCAAGACCGTCAAAAATGACAATTCCTCCCGATTT GGCAAATTTATCCGTATCAATTTTGATGTGGCTGGATACATAGTTGGTGCCAACATTGAGACCT ACCTGTTGGAGAAGTCTCGAGCTATCCGCCAAGCCAAAGATGAGAGAACATTCCATATCTTTTACCAGCTACTCTCTGGAGCTTCTGACACCATGAGAA CCGAGCTGCTCCTGGCCAGTGCGGATCAGTACCGCTTCCTGTGTGGGGGATCAGTTCCTGTTCCGGGTCAGAGTGATTCAGAGAACTTCAGCCAGACCATGGACTCAATGAGCATCATGGGCTTC ACTCAGGATGAGTGCacat CCATGTTGAAGGTCAtctctgcagtgctgcagtTTGGAAACATCTCTTTCCAGAAGGAGAAGAACTCAGACCAGGCCTCCATGCCTGATGACACAGCTGCACAGAAGCTCTGTCACCTGCTGGGTATCAGCGTGCTGGAGTTCAGCCGTGCCATCCTCACCCCGCGCATCAAAGTGGGCCGCGAGTATGTGCAGAAGGCCCAGACCAAGGAGCag GCAGACTTTGCGGTGGAGGCTCTGGCCAAGGCCACCTACGAGCGGCTGTTCCGCTGGCTGGTGCACCGCATCAACCGCGCGCTGGACCGCCGGCAGAGGCAGGGAGCCTCCTTCATCGGCATCCTGGACATCGCTGGCTTCGAGATTTTCCAG CTGAATTCATTCGAGCAGTTGTGCATCAAC TACACCAACGAGAAGCTCCAGCAGCTCTTCAACCACACCATGTTC GTGCTAGAGCAGGAGGAGTACCAGCGTGAGGGCATCGAGTGGAACTTCATCGACTTTGGCCTCGACCTGC CCTGCATCGACCTCATCGAGAGGccggtcagtgt GGCCCACCCCCCTGGCGTGCTGGCC CTGTTGGATGAAGAGTGCTGGTTTTTCCAAGGGCAACGGATTCGCTCCTTTGTGGATAAGTTGTGTGCTGAGCAAGGCTCACATCCCAAGTTCTACAGGCCAAGGCAGCTTCGTGAAGAGGCTGACTTCTCCATCATACACTACGCTGGCAAG gTGGACTACAAGGCAGATGAGTGGTTAGTGAAGAACATGGACCCTCTGAATGATAATGTAGCATCTCTACTGCACCAGTCATCTGACCACTTCATATCGGAGCTctggagagagg ATATTTCAGAACTCTTCCCGTGTCTACTTTTTGACTCCTATGCCACCCTGCAGACCAATGGCTCTGACAGCA TGGAGAGGATTGTGGGATTGGACCAAGTGGCGTCTGGGGGGCTGTCCGAGGGGAGTGGTCCAGTTACATTTGGAGCAGCAGGGCTGAAGACGAAGAAAGGAATGTTCCGGACAGTTGGACAGCTGTACAAGGAGTCACTGACCAAACTGATGGCCACCCTGCGAAACACAAATCCCAACTTCCTGCGCTGCATCATTCCTAACCACGAGAAACGA GCAGGGAAATTGAGCCCTCATTTGGTCTTGGATCAGCTGAGGTGTAATGGAGTCCTAGAGGGAATAAGAATCTGCAGACAAGGCTTCCCCAATCGCATCCCCTTCCAAGAGTTCAGACAAAG GTACGAGATTCTGACTCCAAACGCCATACCCCGCACCTTCATGGATGGCAAGCAGGCCTGTGAGCTCATG ATCAGTGCACTGGAGCTGGACCAGAATCTGTTCAGGGTGGGGCAGAGTAAGGTGTTTTTCCGAGCTGGCGTGCTGGCccacctggaggaggagagagacctCAAGATCACTGACACTATCATCCGCTTCCAAAGCGCTGCCCGTGGATACCTTGCTAGGAg GGCATTTTtgaagaaacagcagcagctgagTGCCCTGCGTGTGATGCAAAGGAACTGCGCCGCCTACCTGAAGCTGCGCaactggcagtggtggagaCTCTTCACCAAG GTGAAGCCACTGCTGCAAGTGACCCGTCAAGATGAGGAAATACAGGCTCGGGAGGCAGAGCTGCAGAAAGCCAAAGACAGCCTGAGTAAAGTGGAACATGACTATAATGaattagaaagaaaacaccaaCAG CTGTTGGAAGAGAAGGCGGTGCTTACAGACCAGCTACAAGCAGAGGCGGAGTTATTCGCTGAGGCAGAGGAGATGAGAGCCCGGTTGGCCAGCCGTAAGCAGGAGCTCGAAGATGTGCTGGGGGAGCTTGAAGGCCGattggaggaagaggaagagagaggtgtGCAGCTAACCAATGAGAAGAAGCGAATGCAGCAGCATATACAG gaTTTAGAAGAAcagttggaggaggaggagggagcaAGACAGAGGCTCCTCCTGGAGAAGGTCACCTTGGAAACTAAAGTGAAGAGTCTGGAGACAGAGACCCTCACtacaggagagcagagagacagactgagcaAG GAAAAGAAGCAGTTGGAAGAGAGGCTGAATGAGGTGACGGACCAGCTgacggaggaagaggagaaagtgAAGAGTCTCAACaagcttaaaaacaaacaggaagctGTTATTGCTGACCTAGAAG agcgTCTGAAGCGGGAGGAGCAGGGCCGTTTGGAGCAGGAGAAATGGAGGAGGCGCATGGAGGCAGAGGCAGCCGACGCCCAGGAGCAGCTCTCTGAGCTGGGCCTGATCTCCACAGAGCTCCGCGGCAGCCTGGCcaccagagagaaagagatcacCACACTACAAacacg gctggaggaggagggtgcTCGGCGAGCTGAAGCACAGCGGGCTCTGAGGGAGGCTATGTCTCAAGTATCCGAGCTGAAGGAAGAGGTGGACAATGAGCGAGGGATGAGAGAAagggcagagaaacagaggagggacCTGGGTGAGGAGCTTGAGGCTCTCAAGACCGAGCTGGAGGACACGCTGGACACCACAGCCGCCCAGCAAGAgctcag aTCTCGGCGGGAGGCTGAACTGGGGGAACTCCAGAGGCAGGTTGAGGAGGAAACCCGGCGTCATGAGGCCCAGCTCTCAGAGCTCCGAGTCAAGCACTGCGCTGCCATTGACTCGCTCCAGGAGCAGCTGGACAACACCAAgaga TCTCGGCAGTCCCTGGAGAAGGCCAAGGCcatgctggaggaggagcgTGTGAGCCTGACTGCTGAGTTGAAGACCCTGCAGGGGGGGAagatggagagcgagaggggcAGGAAGCGTGCCGAGGGGCAGCTCCAGGAGCTCAACGCCCGGCTTGCCCAGGCCGACCGGGAGCGCGAGGAGAGAGAGGACCGGCTCCACAAACTCCAG ATGGAGATCGAATCTCTGTCCAGCTCTCTGGCTTCATCAGACTCCAAATCTCTTCGTTTGAGTAAAGAGGTCAGCAGCCTGGAGAGCCAGCTACATGATGCTCAG GAGCTACTGCAGGATGAGACCCGTCAGAAGCTGGCACTGGGCTCACGTGTGCGGGCtctagaggaggagaaggcgGCTCTCGTggagagagtggaggaggaagagcaaaAAAGCAGAGAGCTCACACGGCAAATCCAAACTTACACCCAGCAG CTTGCCGAGCTGAAGAGGCAGTCGGAAGAGGtgagtgcagcagtggaagcaggagaggagagcaggaggaaacTGCAGAGGGAGCTAGAGAGTGCCACGCAGAGAGAGCGAACCAAGGAGGAGGAAAAGGAACgggtggagagacagaaggagcgTCTAAGGGAGGAGATAGAGGACATGACAGTcgccctgcagagagagaggcagaactgcACCGCTCTGGAGAAGAGGCAAAAGAAGTTTGATCAG TGTCTGGCTGAGGAGAAGGCGGTGAGTGCCCGGCTGGCTGAGGAGCGAGACCGGGCAGAGGCTGAGAGCCGCGAGAAAGAGACCCGGTTCCTGGCTCTGTCCCGAGCACTGCAGGAGGCATCAGAGCAGCGTGACGAGCTGGAGAGAACCAATAAACAGCTTCGCCTGGACATGGAGCAGCTTGTCAATGCCCAGGACGACGTGGGCAAGAAT GTGCATGAGCTAGAGCGCTCCCGGCGGGCTCTGGAGGTGGAGGCCCAGTCTCTTCGGGAGCAGACGCAGgatctggaggaggagctgtcTGAGGCAGAGAACTCCCGCTTGCGCCTGGAGGTCACACTGCAGGCCCTTCGTGCTCAGTTTGAACGGGAGATTAGCACcaaggaggagaaaggagaagagaagaggaggtcTCTCAACAAACAG GTGCGTGAACTAGAAGCTCTCTTAGAAGAGGAGAAAACTCAGAGAGCTCAAGCACTGTCCGTCAAGAAGCAGATGGAGGCGGAGCTCCAGGAGGCAGCATCTCAGGTGGAGGCAGCCACTCGTGGCAGAGAGGAAGCGCTCCGGCAAATCAAACGGCTTCAG GCTCAGATGAAGGAGGTATTGCGGGAGCTGGATGAGACCAAGATAGCTCGAGATGAAATCATTGCCCAATCAAAAGACAGCGAGAAGCGCCTGCAGACCCTGGAGGCAGAGCTCCTGCAACTGACTGAG gagCTGGCAGTGTCAGATAGGTCACGGAGGCAGGCTCAGCAGGGAAGGGATGAGATGGCGGAGGAGATTCTCAATGCCAACACTGCAAA GACGGCTCTGTGTGAAGAGAAGAGGCGTCTGGAGACCAGGATCaatcagctggaggaggagctggaagaGGAGCAGGGCAATGCTGAGCTTTTGGCTGAGAGGCAGCGGAAGACCACACTACAG GTGGAGACACTGACAGTGCAGCTGGCCGGTGAGCGGACTCTGGTGCAGAAGAGCGAGGGAACGCGAGAGAGCCTCGAGAGGCAGAACAAGGAGCTGAAGACCAGGCTGACTGAGCTGGAAGGAGCTGTGAGGGGCAAGCACAGACTCAGCGTTGCCGCCCTGGAGGCCAAGATTGACTCCATGGaggagcagctggagcaggagaggcA GGAGCGCTCCCTCGCCAACAAGCTGGTGCGGAAAACGGAGAAGAAGCTGAAGGAGGTGGTGATGCAGGTGGAGGATGAAAGGAGACACGCAGACCAGTACAGAGAGCAG CTGGACAAGTCGATGGGGCGCGTTCGTCAGCTGAAGCGTcagctggaggaggtggaggaggagaactCGCGCACCAACGCCCAGCGCAGGAAGCTGCAACGTGAGCTGGAGGAGATGGGCGACAGCATGCAGAGCATGACGCGCGAGCTCAACGCCCTGCGTTCACAGCTCAG gcgtGCTCCTCTCCCGCTGTCCGTACGTGGGGGTCGGAGAGCCCTGGTGGATGACCTCTCTCAGGAGAACTCTGATTCAGAGGAGCCGCCCAGCTCCCCTACACCCTCCAGCGGCTTACCAGGGACTCCAGTGCCCTCAGAGAGCAACGCTCTGGGGCCGCCTCCCCCATACAGCCTGACGGATGCCGAGTGA
- the si:ch211-120k19.1 gene encoding mpv17-like protein isoform X1: MYVDRMNSAWAIFRSYPYISNVVGYTALFATADFIQQSMLGAAQGSHAQFSWDASEQEALNTHRITVAGHSENAPLKVSECSQQDPEEKVISVPVIRAHHFCIDWGQTARVALIGLCFHSNFNYHWLRALERMFPGGRTKRISMKVFLDQLIAAPVTISAFYIGLSTLEGQKDPFEDWKNKFWTSYKTGIVYWSTMQAVNFSLVPPVARTVFVGVISLGWTVFLCHFRRQTN, translated from the exons ATGTATG TGGACAGAATGAATAGTGCATGGGCCATATTTAGATCATATCCATACATTAGCAATGTTGTGGGATACACAGCCCTGTTTGCTACAGCAGACTTTATAcagcaaagcatgctgggagctgCACAGGGTAGTCATGCTCAGTTCAGTTGGGACGCTTCTGAACAGGAGGCATTAAATACACATAGGATTACAGTGGCTGGGCACTCAGAGAACGCTCCCCTCAAAGTCTCAGAATGCAGCCAGCAAGATCCTGAAGAAAAGGTCATCTCAGTACCAGTGATCAGAGCTCATCACTTCTGCATTGACTGGGGCCAGACTGCTCGGGTAGCACTGATCGGCCTGTGCTTCCATTCCAACTTCAACTACCACTGGCTGCGTGCACTAGAGAGGATGTTTCCAGGAGGGAGGACCAAGAGAATATCTATGAAGGTTTTTCTGGATCAACTAATTGCTGCTCCTGTCACAATAAGTGCCTTCTATATCG GCTTGAGCACCTTAGAAGGGCAAAAGGATCCCTTTGAAGactggaaaaataaattttGGACTTCCTACAAG accGGGATAGTGTATTGGTCTACAATGCAG GCAGTGAATTTCTCTCTGGTACCCCCGGTGGCACGCACTGTGTTTGTTGGAGTAATATCACTCGGCTGGACTGTTTTTCTGTGTCATTTTAGACGACAGACAAATTAA
- the rpl18 gene encoding 60S ribosomal protein L18, giving the protein MGVDIRHNKDRKVHRKEPKSQDIYLRLLVKLYRFLARRSDAPFNRVILKRLFMSKSNRPPLALSRLIRKMKLQGRENKTAVVVGTVTDDVRIQAIPKLKVCALRLTTGARRRILKAGGQVMTFDQLALSAPKGQGTVLLSGPRKAREVYRHFGKAPGTPHSHTKPYVRSKGRKFERARGRRASRGYKN; this is encoded by the exons ATG GGAGTTGACATCAGACACAACAAGGACCGTAAGGTTCACAGGAAAGAGCCCAAGAGCCAGGATATCTACCTGCGGCTCCTGGTCAAG TTGTACAGATTTCTGGCTCGCCGTTCTGATGCTCCCTTCAACAGGGTCATCCTGAAGAGACTCTTCATGAGCAAATCCAACCGCCCCCCTCTGGCCTTGTCTCGCCTG ATCCGCAAGATGAAGCTTCAAGGCCGTGAAAACAAGACGGCTGTGGTCGTGGGAACTGTGACGGATGATGTCAGAATTCAGGCCATCCCCAAGCTGAAG GTGTGTGCTTTGAGGTTGACCACTGGAGCTCGACGCAGGATCCTGAAAGCTGGTGGACAGGTCATGACCTTTGATCAGCTAGCCCTAAGTGCCCCAAAAGGACAGGGCACTGTGCTACTGTCAG GTCCCCGCAAGGCCAGGGAGGTGTACAGGCACTTTGGAAAGGCCCCTGGCACCCCCCACAGCCACACCAA GCCCTATGTGCGCTCTAAAGGCAGGAAGTTTGAGCGTGCCCGTGGACGCAGAGCCAGTCGTGGCTACAAAAATTAG